GCCTTCAGATCACTAAATCTTTTACCAGGGCTATAGATCTAATAAGGCTTTTTTCTGTTGTCTTGATAATGGCGTACAATGCACTTGAAAGGGCATAGAGATTGTTATACAGAAAAATAATGATTGTTTTGTTTGGATCAACGGGATATGTCGGAGGATTTTTTAAAAAACTGCTTCAATCAAAAAACATTGATTTTGTTGCACCTTCCCACAAGGAAATAGACCTGCTTAATGAACGACAACTTTTAGATTTTTTCGATCGGCTTTCCGTTGATTTTATCATCAATGCTGTCGGTTATACAGGAAAGCCCAATGTCGATGCTTGCGAAGACAACAAGTTAGATTGCCTTTTAGGCAATGTTGTTATTCCTGGAATTCTTGCAAAAATTTGTAGTCAAAAAAATATTGCCTTTGGTCATGTGTCATCGGGCTGTGTATACCAAGGGGATAAGGGAACAGGGCTTGATGGCTCAATAATAGGGTTTCAAGAAAACGACCCTCCCAATTTTTCTTTTAGAACCTCAAACTCTAGTTTCTATAGCGGATGTAAGGCACTGGGAGAGGAAATGTTGACAGCTAGTCGTTGTTACATATGGAGATTGAGAATGCCTTTTCACTGGCAAGACCATCCTAAGAATTACATTTCAAAACTGCTCTTTTATCAACGTCTTCTTGATGCACGCAATTCACTCTCGGAAGTTGAGGAATTTGTTAGAGCTGCTTTCGAATGTTGGGAGAAAAGATTGCCATACGGTATTTATCATATAACCAACACTGGATCGATCACGACAAGACAGATTGTAGAAAAAATTCTTGGTTCTCCCCTTGGAGCTCAACTGAAGGAGAAGGGAAAAAAGTTTCTTTTTTTTGGTAACGAAGAAGAGTTTTTAAAGCATGTTAAGGCTCCCCGGTCAAACTGTGTCCTGGATAACACAAAGTTACTGAGCAAGGGTATTCATATTAGGCATGTCGAAGAAGCTATAGAAGAAGATCTCAAGCGATGGCAATCTTGAAGGAACAGATCTCATAAGGATATTTCCTGGAGGATACAAAGTGGAAGAAAAAAAGCTATTAGCCGTTCCCTTTATGGATTTGAAAAGGGTTTTAGATTTTGAAAAAAAAAACTTACAAGAAGCGTTTAACCGAGTCCTTGAAAGTGGACGATACATTCTTAGCCAGGAGGTAGCAAGCTTTGAACAATCGCTTTCAGCTTATCTGAATATAAGACATTGTATCGGAGTTTCTTCTGGAAGTGATGCCCTTTTACTTTCTTTCTTAGCTTTGGGAATAAAACCAGCTGAAAAAGTAATATGTCCTACATTTACCTTTTTTGCTACTGCAGGTTCCATTGCACGGATTGGAGCTAGACCCGTTTTTGCTGATAGTTGTCCAGGTTGTTTTCAACTCCCTCCTTTTGAAGCTCAATCCAGAATCGATTCAGAAACTCGAGGAATAGTTCCAGTTCATCTTTTTGGACAATGTGCGGATATGGATGGCTTTAAGGCAATTCAACAAAAAAAGGATATTTTTATTATTGAAGACAGTGCACAGGCTTTTGGAGCATCGCTAGGGGACAAAAAAGCGGGTGTTCTTGGGGATGTGGGTTGTTTTTCGTTTTTCCCAACAAAAAATTTAGCCGCCCTCGGTGAAGCGGGACTTGTTGTGACAGCTTCAGATGAAATCGCTTATAAATTAAAAGCTTTAAGGGTACATGGGTCGTTTAGGCAGAAATATATCCATGAATTAATTGGAGGGAACTTTCGCATGGATGAAATGCAAGCGGCTTTCCTTCACGTTCGATTAAATGCTGTTGATAAACTGATCGAACAAAGAATAAAAAACGCTCTGCTTTATGAACAAGCTTTCCTTTCTTCGGGTATCGCTATACTATGCCCTGATCCTTGCTTATGCCAGACTAAAAAATATGAGGGACTAAGCCATTGGGACAAAGATAACTATTATCCTATCT
The DNA window shown above is from Methylacidiphilum caldifontis and carries:
- a CDS encoding sugar nucleotide-binding protein, which encodes MIVLFGSTGYVGGFFKKLLQSKNIDFVAPSHKEIDLLNERQLLDFFDRLSVDFIINAVGYTGKPNVDACEDNKLDCLLGNVVIPGILAKICSQKNIAFGHVSSGCVYQGDKGTGLDGSIIGFQENDPPNFSFRTSNSSFYSGCKALGEEMLTASRCYIWRLRMPFHWQDHPKNYISKLLFYQRLLDARNSLSEVEEFVRAAFECWEKRLPYGIYHITNTGSITTRQIVEKILGSPLGAQLKEKGKKFLFFGNEEEFLKHVKAPRSNCVLDNTKLLSKGIHIRHVEEAIEEDLKRWQS
- a CDS encoding DegT/DnrJ/EryC1/StrS family aminotransferase translates to MEEKKLLAVPFMDLKRVLDFEKKNLQEAFNRVLESGRYILSQEVASFEQSLSAYLNIRHCIGVSSGSDALLLSFLALGIKPAEKVICPTFTFFATAGSIARIGARPVFADSCPGCFQLPPFEAQSRIDSETRGIVPVHLFGQCADMDGFKAIQQKKDIFIIEDSAQAFGASLGDKKAGVLGDVGCFSFFPTKNLAALGEAGLVVTASDEIAYKLKALRVHGSFRQKYIHELIGGNFRMDEMQAAFLHVRLNAVDKLIEQRIKNALLYEQAFLSSGIAILCPDPCLCQTKKYEGLSHWDKDNYYPIYLPRSVRGRHTFNQYVIRIKKERDKLRDYLKDRGIQTEIYYPMPLHLQPCFSSLGYQKGDFPIAEKLSQEVMALPIFPGLTEEEIERVVKVICQFFGHPYKSLP